The following is a genomic window from Ethanoligenens harbinense YUAN-3.
AAATGATAGACCAAGGGCCTGCCAGCCAAAACGACCGCCTCCAGCGCGGCGTCGCTGGGGGTGGCGGTATAGCAGGCGTAGGCTTCGTTGATATCGGGGCCGGATGAGGTTTGCAGTTTGGCTGTTTGTTCCATGTTATCACATCCCTGCTGTCAAAAAACGCGCTGTCATGGCGAGGTATAAGGCGTAAAACCGATCAAGGCGCCCCCGTTTGGATTGCCACCGGTGTTGTCCGTGATGGACGCGCTGGTGAACCCCCTGCCAATATTGTTGATGGGAATGTCGGTGTTGAGCGTGTAGTTGTCATTTGCGTTGGCATTGTTATAAATGGAAATTGTAACATGGAGCACGGCCGCTGAGGTTTCTTTGAAGCTCACGGTCACGGTGTATCCTTTAAAGTAGCCTTTTTGAAAAGCAATTTCCGGTGCGCCAGACTTTGGATTGATAATCAAGGCGGCGTTTGCGGTTCCGCCGGATGGCGTAGTGTCAAAATACAGGTAGCCATTCGTGCAACTGGAAAGGAATGAGGGGTCGTTATAAATGGTCAGGCTGGTGCTGTTCTGCACCGTGTTTTTGATTTTTTGCTCAAGCAGCAGCGCCATGGTGTGTTCATCAAACTTGTAGTTCGTGTTTTTGACGATATTGTTGCCGAACACCATGATGCCGCCGATGGCCACGAGCACAATGGAGGTGATGGCCAGCACGACCACCAGCTCAATCAGCGTAAACCCTTGCCTGTTTTTTAAGTGTTTTTTCATCACGCTCACACTTTCGGTTCAGTTGGGGGTGAAGTTCCAGTAGGTGACGGAGCCGCCCGGCGTGTCCGACGTCGTGCCGGTTTCGTAGGTGCCGGTCACGGTGGAGGCCGCGCCGCCGATGGTAACGATGACATCGCCGCCCGTACTGCTTACGGATGTGGTGGCCGCATCCCCTGCGGCGACACTCGCAGTGCCGGTTGCGCCCGCAGCCTTGAGTGAATTTTTGCTGCGCGGCATGGTCTTGCTCATGATGTTCAGCCCGACGACCAGCGCAGTGCCGATGAGCACTACCACGATGGTAAGCAGCGCTAAAGCTACGATGACCTCGACCAGCGTCATGCCCTTTTGTTCGCGCAGGCAAATGGGGTGCTTTTTCAAGTTATGCAGCTTTTTCATTTGTCAGCCCACCCATCCAAAGTCCATGAGCCAGTGCCACCACCGCCGGAACCGGAGCCTGATGCCATTCCATTTAGAGGTGTTCCACTTAAATCCGGGGGAGCAATGTATTGCAATTTGACATTATTGCTAATGATTATTGACTGCGCGCATACACTTCCAAAAAGTTTATAAGTGTATGTATTGGCCCCACCGGCTGTGAAGGTGCCATTTGGAAGATAAATATATCCGTCAAATCTTGTATCACTTGATAAAGTGACGCTCTGGCCGGAACTGCCGCTTTCGCCTATGATAAATATTTCCGGCTGTGCATTTGCATTATTATTACTGTCATTATTGCTCATTATCAATGCACAGTTTCCATTTGTAATGTTCAAAGAAGTGTTATTACCTCTTAAATATACAAAAAGTTTGTTAGGGCCTGTTACAATGAGGTGAATATTGCTGGGAACCGTTTGCGCTGAATTAATGACGACATTGATATCATGAGCAATAGTATTAAATTTTATAACATAGTTACTGTATCCCTTTATTTTTGAATCAAAACTGAGAACACAGTCATCATTTATGGAATAAGTGTTGCCTGAGCTAAATGTGCTCGTTCCAATATTTATTGAAGTATAACCAGATGGTGCGGCAATGCTGTTGAAAGTCGGGGTGTCAAAGTCAATAACTACCGGAGATACTGTCGCGTTTTCAGTTGCCATGCCACCAACGAAAGTGGAGATGTTGCCCCAAGTATAAGTGTAAGTTCCCCCGGTGGTCAGATTACCATTGATCCTATTCGATCCGCCGGAAAAACTGGCATTCCCACCAAAGGTCGCATTACCAGTTATATTGCCGTTGGAAAGTGTACCGCTTTGGCCAATGTACACGCTACCGTTTACCTTTCCACTTCCGGACATAATTAAATCATTTGTTGCATAGACATCCCCGTTTGTGATTCTACCGCTACCAGTTATTGTAACCGTACCCTTTGCCTTCACACCAGTTAATCCGCTCCCGTCACCATCTAAAGTGACGTCACCATTTGAGAGTAAGGTTCCGTTTATAACAGAACCATTCCCGTAGGAAAATGAACCGTTTGCCACAATATTACCCGTTAATTGACTTTGACCTAATGTGGCCGAGCCATTTACATAAATAAGATTATCAAATGGATATATAGGTAAAGGAGCACTACTTGATTTCATATATGCGATAGCGGTGGCTGTGATGCCATGGACGGTCGCGGTGGAGGCCACTTTCAGCGATGTCGCACTTATTTTCGTAATAGTAATGGGGCAGCTTTGCACATTTTTGAGAGCGGTGGCAGGAGTAGTGGTGGGTAATTTGAATGTGGGTGTGGCGCTTAGCGTGTTTCCAGTTGTCAAAGCATTGACACTATCCCGTAAGTTCGTGGTATTTGGATCGCTTATATATTTCATTGTAGCGCTCACGGCAGATTTTGCCGCAAAATACGCCTGTTGCTGGTAGATCTGCGCCTGTGTCTGGCTGCCGGATGCAAGCGAAAGGCTGATCACGGCGGCGCCGAGCACGACGAACACAACAAACACGATCAGCACGGCAATGAGCGCACTGCCGGTCTGCTCTCGATATTTCCGATACATTCGTTTGATGTTCATGGCTATCCGCCCCCTGGTCGAGGTCAACCCGATTGTCACATGATGTCGCTCTTGCCGGCGGGCGCAGGCAAGGTCCAGGCAAAAACGGTGTCCGTATCGTCCGGTTTTTCAGCGCCGTAGCACCGCAGCACCACCGTGGCGTTTTGCGGCGTGATATCCAGCTTTGTAACCTGCACGGTCTTGCCGCTGTTTTTGATGGTGTCGAGCAACGCCTTGAACCCGCCGTAGTTGCCGGTGAGCTGAAGTGTGACATCCTCACTCAGTAAAGAACCGGTGGCACTGGAGCTGGAACCGGTGCTTTTAGTGGTTTGCGATGCATTGCTGTTTTGCGCAGTGGCGGATGTGCTTTTCGATGCGGTGCTGTTGCCGGCTGTGCCGCTTGAAACCGTGTGGCCTTTAAATTCTTCGGCATAGGTCTTCAACAGATAGGTGAGCGTATTTGCCGTTGTCACCTGCGAGCCGCTGCCGGACGACTGCTGGGTTGTGGTCGTCTGGCCTATATCGGTGACGGCGGGGGTGGAAAATTTGATGGAATTTACGGACAATCCGTTTGCCGCAGTCAACCCGAGCAGCCAAAGGTTCAACTGCTCGTTGTCTACCGACGGCAGGATGCTCGCAGCCGCGGTATCGGCTGCCGTCGCCGCCTTTTTGACGGTGCTGTCCAGTTTGGATGCCGTCGCCAGGTTCGTCCGGGCAATGTCCTGCTTGGTCTGCATGTCGAGCAGGGTTTGGGTATGTACCGAGAGGGTTGTGAATGCCGGTGTGATCAGGAGCTTGATGCCCACGAACAGCACCACCACGATGCCCAGCAGAAACACCAGAATCTTCTCACGCAGATTCAGCGTCATTGCCCTCCGCCCCCTTTCAGCGTGCAGGTGATGGTAAAGCTGCAGGAAGTCCCGCCCTTTACCACGCCGTCGTAGGTGGCATAGTCAAATTTTCCGCTTGCTTTGAGTGCGTTGGTGAAGACGGCGGCCGATTTTTCATCGGTCGCGGCGCATGTCAGCTTGATGGCCATATCCGTGTAGTTCAGGTCGCTCACGGTCACATCCGCCGGCTGAGCTTTCGCAATGGCGCCAAGCAGATCGGAGTCCACGACCGGCAGGGAGGTGAACGCTTTGGCGTTTTTGGCCGCGAGCGCTTCATATTGTTTCAGATAGGCGGTTTTTCGGTTTGCCTCGCTCACGGCCGAGGCCACGGAGGTGACATTGCGCTGTGCCAGAAAACTGCTGATGGAGCGGTTCTGCGCCTGCACGGTGGCGTCGTCAATCTTGATGAACGCGAACACCCCGGCCATGACCACGACGCAGCTCAGGAGCACCGATAGCCCGGCAATGGTCGCCTTGTCATAGCCCGCGGCGCCGGAATGATAGACTGAGAAAAAATTGATGTCTCTTTGCATGTCCCGTCACCTCACAGTCTGATGAGTGCGCCAATCGCATTGGCGTATTCTGCTATATTGATGTCGCCCGCTTTCACCTTTGAGACGCTCCGCACGGTCTGAACCGGCAGTCCCGTTGTCGTGCCCAGAGCGTCTTCCAGCCCTTTGATTTCGGAAAGGCTGCCGTAGAGGTAAACGCAGGCAACTGGGTTTGCCGAGTTGCGGCGTAATTGGAACTGGTTCATTTTCTGCAATTCTTCGGCCAACTGGCCGACGTATTGGCGTGCCGCACCGCTGAGAATGGAGTCCAGCCGGATTTCATCCGCTGTGATGTCCAGCCCGCTGAGGGAATGGCTTTCGGTATTGCCCAGTCCGGCATTCTCCACGACGAGACGGAATTCCTCGGAAGAGACGGGAGCCAGGCGGGAAAATGCCCGCTGTCCTTCGCTGAAGAGATGGATCTCAGCCGTGTCGTGCTCAATGCCGACAAACAGCGCCGATTTTCCGCCGACGGCCGTGCCGTTTATATTCTCGCCGAGGAA
Proteins encoded in this region:
- a CDS encoding PulJ/GspJ family protein, which codes for MKKHLKNRQGFTLIELVVVLAITSIVLVAIGGIMVFGNNIVKNTNYKFDEHTMALLLEQKIKNTVQNSTSLTIYNDPSFLSSCTNGYLYFDTTPSGGTANAALIINPKSGAPEIAFQKGYFKGYTVTVSFKETSAAVLHVTISIYNNANANDNYTLNTDIPINNIGRGFTSASITDNTGGNPNGGALIGFTPYTSP
- a CDS encoding type II secretion system protein, giving the protein MKKLHNLKKHPICLREQKGMTLVEVIVALALLTIVVVLIGTALVVGLNIMSKTMPRSKNSLKAAGATGTASVAAGDAATTSVSSTGGDVIVTIGGAASTVTGTYETGTTSDTPGGSVTYWNFTPN
- a CDS encoding polymer-forming cytoskeletal protein — translated: MNIKRMYRKYREQTGSALIAVLIVFVVFVVLGAAVISLSLASGSQTQAQIYQQQAYFAAKSAVSATMKYISDPNTTNLRDSVNALTTGNTLSATPTFKLPTTTPATALKNVQSCPITITKISATSLKVASTATVHGITATAIAYMKSSSAPLPIYPFDNLIYVNGSATLGQSQLTGNIVANGSFSYGNGSVINGTLLSNGDVTLDGDGSGLTGVKAKGTVTITGSGRITNGDVYATNDLIMSGSGKVNGSVYIGQSGTLSNGNITGNATFGGNASFSGGSNRINGNLTTGGTYTYTWGNISTFVGGMATENATVSPVVIDFDTPTFNSIAAPSGYTSINIGTSTFSSGNTYSINDDCVLSFDSKIKGYSNYVIKFNTIAHDINVVINSAQTVPSNIHLIVTGPNKLFVYLRGNNTSLNITNGNCALIMSNNDSNNNANAQPEIFIIGESGSSGQSVTLSSDTRFDGYIYLPNGTFTAGGANTYTYKLFGSVCAQSIIISNNVKLQYIAPPDLSGTPLNGMASGSGSGGGGTGSWTLDGWADK
- a CDS encoding PilN domain-containing protein: MQRDINFFSVYHSGAAGYDKATIAGLSVLLSCVVVMAGVFAFIKIDDATVQAQNRSISSFLAQRNVTSVASAVSEANRKTAYLKQYEALAAKNAKAFTSLPVVDSDLLGAIAKAQPADVTVSDLNYTDMAIKLTCAATDEKSAAVFTNALKASGKFDYATYDGVVKGGTSCSFTITCTLKGGGGQ
- the pilM gene encoding pilus assembly protein PilM, translated to MLFSVDVSSQFLYAVEGNANGGTVTVVNSGKMRLPEGTVEDGIVRNHAAFVMALSKLHALKNFRSTNMVMTISSSSILSRRLELPPAKPRELTLMVRNELQQVVSDTTDFVYEYSLTGDDAKAKSSINNVWAYAIPKETVDEYYSIFRSVRFKPVALDTHANSVEKLFLGENINGTAVGGKSALFVGIEHDTAEIHLFSEGQRAFSRLAPVSSEEFRLVVENAGLGNTESHSLSGLDITADEIRLDSILSGAARQYVGQLAEELQKMNQFQLRRNSANPVACVYLYGSLSEIKGLEDALGTTTGLPVQTVRSVSKVKAGDINIAEYANAIGALIRL